A region of Moorena sp. SIOASIH DNA encodes the following proteins:
- a CDS encoding tetratricopeptide repeat protein, whose product MGFSVDVTSSNYATEVLEKSFEKPVLVDFFATWCGPCQLLKPTLEKLAKEYDFVLAKVDIDRNQDLANNLKIEGVPDVRIVTKGDMIPGFVGVLPEIQLREMLARLNLKSELDIGLEEARVAMATEDISRAKQLFEQLIAKYPENQSLVIEAANFLVNINQEEEATTLLETIGYNDREYFPRAQAIRALIQFKQQANPIGESELDQLFAQASRLVVEGDYEAALNIFLEIVSKHRNYRDDGARKSMIAVFDVLGNDHPLTKKYQRELMLSLY is encoded by the coding sequence ATGGGTTTTTCTGTAGACGTTACTAGCAGCAACTACGCCACTGAAGTTTTAGAAAAGTCTTTTGAGAAGCCTGTATTAGTAGACTTCTTTGCTACCTGGTGTGGCCCCTGTCAACTGCTCAAACCAACCTTAGAGAAACTAGCTAAAGAATATGACTTTGTTTTAGCAAAAGTTGATATTGACCGCAACCAAGACTTAGCGAACAACTTGAAAATTGAGGGAGTACCCGATGTCAGAATTGTCACCAAAGGTGATATGATTCCTGGCTTTGTAGGGGTTTTACCAGAGATTCAGTTGCGGGAAATGTTGGCTAGGTTAAATCTGAAGTCTGAGCTAGACATTGGACTAGAAGAAGCTCGGGTTGCCATGGCAACTGAGGATATATCCCGAGCCAAACAGCTGTTTGAGCAGCTAATTGCCAAGTATCCAGAAAATCAAAGTTTAGTCATTGAAGCAGCCAATTTTTTGGTTAATATTAATCAGGAAGAAGAGGCAACCACACTGTTAGAAACCATTGGATACAATGATCGAGAATACTTCCCCAGAGCTCAGGCAATCAGAGCCTTGATTCAGTTTAAGCAACAGGCGAATCCTATTGGAGAAAGTGAATTAGATCAGTTATTTGCTCAGGCATCTCGGTTAGTTGTAGAGGGAGACTATGAAGCAGCACTCAACATATTTTTAGAAATTGTCAGTAAACATCGTAACTATAGAGATGATGGTGCAAGAAAATCCATGATTGCGGTGTTTGATGTGCTCGGTAATGACCATCCCCTGACGAAAAAGTATCAGCGGGAGTTGATGCTATCCCTATATTAG
- the pntB gene encoding Re/Si-specific NAD(P)(+) transhydrogenase subunit beta: MSNNLLTVAYIAASALFILSLGGLSNQESARKGNIYGILGMLIAFVATALSSNVTAYLTLGGMILPGVIIGAIVASRVAMTSMPELVAILHSFVGLAAVLVGIANYLQAEESLTGAEVTIHQLEIYIGVFIAAITFTGSVIAFGKLRAIISSKPLMLPARHVLNLAMLGAVIGLGYQFMTAEGTAGLQPLLIMAAIASVLGIHLVAAIGGADMPVVISMLNSYSGWAAAAAGFMLSNDLLIITGALVGSSGAILSYIMCRAMNRSFISVILGGFGEGAGTTAKAKAGDQPEGQVTETTVEDTVELLQGAKSVMIVPGYGMAVAQAQHPVSDITKILRDAGINVRFGIHPVAGRLPGHMNVLLAEANVPYDIVLEMDEINEDFPETDVVLVIGANDTVNPSAMEDPSSPIAGMPVLEVWKAGTVVVMKRGMSSGYAGVGNPLFFKENTNMLFGDAKTNVSAILGKLVESSRDSAASSSGKVLATSSAG, from the coding sequence ATGTCAAATAATCTGTTGACAGTTGCCTATATTGCAGCTAGTGCTTTATTTATTCTCAGCCTGGGGGGATTGTCTAACCAGGAAAGCGCCCGTAAAGGCAATATTTACGGCATTCTTGGGATGCTGATTGCTTTTGTTGCCACTGCCCTAAGTAGCAATGTAACCGCATACCTCACTCTGGGAGGGATGATTCTACCAGGAGTGATAATTGGTGCGATCGTGGCATCTCGGGTAGCCATGACCTCCATGCCAGAACTGGTAGCAATTCTCCATAGTTTTGTCGGTCTTGCAGCTGTACTGGTGGGTATTGCCAATTACCTGCAAGCGGAGGAATCTCTAACGGGTGCAGAAGTAACTATTCACCAGTTAGAAATTTATATTGGTGTGTTCATTGCGGCAATTACCTTCACCGGTTCAGTGATAGCCTTTGGGAAACTACGAGCTATCATCAGCAGCAAACCCCTAATGTTGCCAGCACGCCACGTACTCAATCTGGCTATGCTTGGGGCTGTGATCGGGCTGGGTTACCAGTTCATGACAGCAGAGGGGACAGCTGGTCTGCAACCCCTGTTGATTATGGCTGCGATCGCATCAGTTTTAGGCATCCACCTAGTAGCTGCGATTGGGGGTGCTGATATGCCAGTGGTCATCTCCATGCTCAATAGTTATTCCGGATGGGCGGCTGCTGCTGCAGGCTTTATGCTGTCCAATGACCTACTGATAATCACTGGTGCGCTAGTAGGTAGTAGTGGTGCTATCCTCAGCTACATCATGTGCCGAGCCATGAACCGCTCCTTCATCAGCGTGATTTTAGGTGGCTTCGGCGAAGGTGCAGGAACTACAGCTAAAGCGAAAGCTGGTGATCAGCCCGAAGGTCAAGTCACCGAGACCACAGTAGAAGATACCGTAGAGCTGCTACAAGGGGCCAAGAGTGTTATGATTGTTCCCGGTTACGGCATGGCAGTAGCTCAGGCTCAGCATCCGGTGTCCGATATTACCAAGATTTTGAGGGATGCCGGTATCAATGTTCGCTTTGGCATTCATCCAGTTGCTGGACGACTACCAGGACACATGAACGTGCTGCTGGCTGAAGCAAATGTGCCTTATGATATCGTTCTAGAAATGGATGAGATTAACGAGGATTTCCCAGAAACCGATGTAGTACTCGTGATTGGTGCTAATGATACCGTTAACCCTAGTGCCATGGAAGACCCCAGTAGCCCAATTGCTGGCATGCCAGTCTTAGAGGTTTGGAAAGCTGGTACAGTTGTGGTGATGAAACGGGGAATGTCCAGTGGCTATGCTGGCGTTGGCAATCCCCTGTTCTTCAAAGAAAACACCAATATGCTCTTCGGTGATGCCAAGACTAACGTTAGCGCTATCCTAGGCAAGCTCGTAGAATCTAGCCGGGACAGTGCAGCATCCAGCTCAGGAAAAGTCTTAGCTACATCCTCTGCGGGCTGA
- the pntA gene encoding Re/Si-specific NAD(P)(+) transhydrogenase subunit alpha — MTLAIPKEAETLDLQPTKTRMKVGIPKEIYPGECRVAATPDTAKVLQKLGFDVLIESGAGEAANFPDHAYEQAECQIIPDANSLWSEADIVLKVRPPQMHPTLNKHESELLSENGTLISFIWPAQNQELLEQLSSRKATVLAMDAVPRITRAQKMDALSSMANIAGYRAVIEAANNFGRFFTGQITAAGKVPPAKVLVIGAGVAGLAAIGTAKGLGAVVRAFDTRPVVKEQVESMGGEFLELDFKEDGTGSGGYAKVMSKEFIEAEMALFAAQAKEVDIIITTALIPGKKAPLLITEEMVASMKEGSVVVDMAAEQGGNCEVSKANEVYKYKGVTIIGLTDLPSRMATQSSQLYGTNLCHLLKDMGGSENYRVDMEDEVVRGALVLNAGDVTWPPPKRPTPPAPPKPAPEPQTAATQEQSVPETKKSKSIMGLLWPVLVGLALIGLGIGAPPSFLSHFTVFILACFVGWQVIWNVKPALHTPLMSVTNAISGIIIIGGMLQISGAATSPTTILGAIAILVGTINISGGFLVTQRMLKMFQK, encoded by the coding sequence ATGACCCTAGCCATTCCCAAAGAGGCTGAAACGTTAGATTTACAGCCAACCAAAACTCGCATGAAGGTTGGTATCCCGAAAGAAATTTACCCAGGTGAATGCCGGGTAGCTGCTACACCGGATACAGCAAAGGTGCTCCAGAAACTTGGCTTTGATGTGCTAATTGAATCCGGAGCAGGAGAGGCAGCTAATTTTCCTGACCATGCTTACGAACAAGCAGAATGCCAAATCATCCCTGATGCGAATAGCCTTTGGTCAGAGGCAGATATTGTTCTAAAAGTGCGTCCCCCTCAGATGCATCCCACTCTAAACAAACATGAGTCTGAGTTGCTATCGGAAAATGGCACTTTAATCAGCTTTATCTGGCCAGCCCAAAACCAAGAACTGCTGGAACAACTGTCAAGCCGTAAGGCTACAGTGTTGGCTATGGATGCGGTACCTCGCATCACTAGGGCCCAAAAGATGGATGCCCTCAGTTCTATGGCCAATATTGCTGGTTACCGGGCTGTGATTGAGGCAGCCAATAACTTTGGTCGCTTCTTTACTGGGCAAATTACTGCAGCGGGGAAAGTTCCCCCAGCTAAAGTGTTGGTGATTGGTGCTGGGGTAGCTGGACTAGCTGCTATTGGTACCGCTAAAGGTCTGGGTGCTGTTGTGCGCGCCTTCGATACCCGCCCCGTGGTTAAGGAACAAGTGGAGAGCATGGGGGGAGAGTTTCTGGAACTGGACTTCAAAGAAGACGGTACAGGATCTGGGGGCTATGCCAAGGTGATGAGTAAAGAGTTCATCGAGGCGGAGATGGCATTGTTCGCCGCACAGGCTAAAGAAGTGGACATCATCATCACCACTGCCCTGATCCCCGGTAAAAAAGCGCCGCTACTGATCACTGAGGAAATGGTAGCGAGTATGAAAGAAGGCTCAGTGGTTGTCGATATGGCAGCTGAGCAAGGGGGCAACTGTGAGGTGAGCAAAGCCAATGAGGTCTACAAATACAAAGGTGTGACCATCATTGGATTAACTGACCTACCCAGCCGTATGGCAACTCAATCTAGCCAACTCTATGGCACCAACCTTTGTCATCTCCTCAAGGACATGGGTGGTAGTGAAAATTACCGTGTCGATATGGAGGATGAAGTGGTTCGGGGAGCCTTAGTGCTAAACGCTGGGGATGTAACCTGGCCCCCACCCAAGCGGCCTACACCTCCAGCACCTCCCAAACCGGCACCGGAACCCCAGACTGCGGCAACTCAAGAGCAGTCTGTGCCAGAGACCAAGAAATCAAAGAGTATCATGGGCTTGCTCTGGCCAGTGTTAGTGGGACTCGCCCTAATTGGCTTGGGAATCGGAGCACCACCTTCTTTCCTCTCCCACTTCACGGTATTTATCCTGGCCTGCTTCGTAGGCTGGCAAGTGATCTGGAACGTAAAACCAGCCCTGCACACCCCCTTGATGAGTGTTACTAATGCCATTAGCGGCATCATCATCATTGGTGGAATGCTGCAAATTTCCGGCGCAGCTACCTCACCCACTACCATTCTGGGTGCGATCGCAATTTTAGTTGGAACCATCAACATCTCCGGTGGCTTCCTAGTCACCCAACGCATGCTCAAGATGTTTCAGAAATAG
- a CDS encoding DUF2808 domain-containing protein, producing the protein MLSTQSSIKRLISAIALAGCVLTGLSVRSLAQSNPGLVLWSGVKRENILRYHLDFNGAPNYWDRYRLRIPKKKMELGVAQFSISYPDYYDGKFDVDKIEVRVDGKSLPVSEVVWDKENYSVQIYMEEAVPANENVELVFSNVKNPDGGTYYFVCYVLTPGDIPLPRYLGTWIVSIGR; encoded by the coding sequence ATGCTATCCACACAATCTTCCATCAAACGTCTGATTTCCGCGATCGCATTAGCTGGTTGTGTCTTGACCGGGCTATCGGTTCGGAGCTTAGCCCAGAGTAATCCCGGATTGGTACTCTGGAGTGGTGTTAAGCGGGAAAATATCCTGAGATATCACCTAGATTTCAACGGTGCCCCCAATTACTGGGATCGTTACCGCTTGAGGATTCCCAAGAAGAAAATGGAATTGGGAGTCGCTCAGTTTTCTATTTCTTATCCAGATTACTACGATGGTAAGTTCGACGTGGACAAAATTGAGGTGCGCGTTGACGGTAAATCCCTCCCGGTCTCTGAAGTAGTCTGGGACAAAGAAAATTATAGCGTTCAGATTTACATGGAAGAGGCAGTTCCAGCCAATGAAAATGTGGAATTAGTATTTTCCAATGTCAAAAACCCTGATGGGGGTACTTATTACTTCGTTTGTTATGTCTTAACCCCTGGTGATATTCCACTACCCCGTTATCTCGGTACTTGGATTGTTAGTATTGGTCGTTAA
- the iscB gene encoding RNA-guided endonuclease IscB, whose translation MQNYVFVIDTNKQPLNPISPKKARRLLDKGKAAVFRMYPFTIILKTAISAPTISPSQIKIDPGSKTTGFALVQNGQVIWAMELEHRGSLIKKKLESRSAVRRGRRNRNTRYRKPRFLNHKPSLGWIAPSLEHRVLTTETWVKRLIKFCPVDEIWIERVKFDTQKMQNPEVSGVEYQQGNLAGYEVREYLLEKWGRECAYCGKQNTPLQIEHIHPKSKGGSDRVSNLCLACEKCNQKKGNKPIEEFLTLKPDLLRKILAIAKQPLTDAAAMNTTRNKILKALKAIKPVATGTGAQTKYNRTRLRLPKQHWIDAACVGNLKTLTLRTSQPLLVTCKGHGGRQKAALNKYGYPIRHNPLRPIKGWITGDIAKHQKLGIGKVTPRSRGSFGFTPLGEKGYKSCKPQDISAVHRKDGYTYRFCKNLPGFAWK comes from the coding sequence ATGCAAAATTATGTATTCGTCATAGACACAAACAAACAACCATTAAACCCGATTTCCCCAAAGAAAGCCCGCCGATTGTTGGACAAAGGGAAAGCTGCGGTTTTCAGGATGTATCCATTTACGATCATCCTGAAGACTGCGATCTCAGCTCCGACTATCTCACCAAGTCAAATCAAGATAGATCCCGGGAGTAAGACGACTGGGTTTGCTCTAGTCCAAAACGGCCAAGTTATTTGGGCGATGGAGTTAGAACATAGAGGATCACTCATTAAGAAAAAACTAGAATCTAGAAGTGCCGTTAGGCGTGGGAGACGTAACCGCAATACTCGTTACAGAAAGCCAAGATTCCTCAATCACAAGCCTTCATTGGGTTGGATCGCTCCTAGTTTAGAGCATAGGGTCTTGACTACTGAAACCTGGGTCAAAAGGCTGATCAAGTTTTGTCCAGTTGATGAGATTTGGATTGAAAGAGTTAAGTTTGACACCCAAAAAATGCAGAATCCCGAAGTTAGTGGCGTCGAGTACCAACAAGGAAATTTAGCAGGGTACGAAGTGAGGGAGTATTTGCTTGAGAAGTGGGGAAGGGAATGTGCTTATTGTGGCAAGCAAAATACCCCCCTACAGATTGAGCATATTCATCCAAAATCCAAGGGTGGAAGCGATAGAGTTAGTAATCTTTGTCTGGCTTGCGAGAAATGCAATCAGAAAAAAGGAAATAAACCTATAGAGGAATTCCTAACTTTGAAACCAGACTTGTTGCGGAAGATCCTAGCCATTGCCAAACAGCCATTAACAGATGCAGCGGCAATGAATACAACTCGGAACAAGATACTCAAGGCTCTTAAAGCTATAAAACCTGTAGCTACTGGTACAGGTGCTCAGACAAAATACAACCGGACGAGGCTGAGATTACCTAAGCAACATTGGATTGATGCTGCTTGTGTTGGAAACCTCAAAACTCTGACATTGAGGACATCTCAGCCACTATTGGTTACCTGCAAAGGACACGGTGGTAGACAAAAAGCTGCACTCAACAAATATGGCTATCCGATCAGGCACAACCCACTTAGGCCAATTAAGGGTTGGATTACTGGGGACATTGCTAAGCATCAGAAATTGGGGATAGGTAAAGTAACCCCCAGAAGTAGGGGAAGTTTTGGATTTACTCCTCTAGGGGAGAAGGGTTACAAGAGTTGTAAACCTCAAGACATATCAGCGGTACATAGAAAAGATGGATATACCTACAGGTTCTGCAAGAATCTGCCAGGTTTTGCCTGGAAATAA
- a CDS encoding RNA polymerase sigma factor, with translation MNETYLRGIKLLESGQEIKNPRAWIRKTSLNVIREMSRKQKKEQLWDSNLIEHQIAPEDSHSLCSENSEDEDLRLLELALKKLDPKDSKLIVLREIEGLSWRQVVNHLASKGEYITEASARQRGKRALKRLRNIFFELNNHHQ, from the coding sequence ATTAATGAAACCTATTTACGGGGAATAAAACTCCTAGAATCAGGGCAAGAGATTAAAAACCCTAGAGCCTGGATTAGGAAGACTTCGTTAAATGTCATCCGTGAGATGAGCCGGAAACAAAAAAAAGAGCAATTATGGGACTCTAATTTAATAGAGCATCAAATAGCACCAGAAGACAGCCATAGCCTTTGCTCAGAAAACTCTGAAGATGAAGACTTAAGGCTGCTGGAGCTAGCCCTTAAAAAGTTAGACCCAAAGGACTCCAAACTAATCGTCTTACGGGAAATAGAAGGCTTGTCTTGGAGACAAGTAGTAAACCATCTAGCTTCTAAGGGAGAATATATTACTGAGGCGTCTGCCAGACAGCGAGGTAAACGTGCCCTAAAGCGTTTACGTAATATCTTTTTTGAGCTTAATAATCATCATCAGTAA
- the rpmH gene encoding 50S ribosomal protein L34 has product MTQRTLGGTNRKQKRKSGFRARMRTKDGRNVIRARRSKGRRRLSV; this is encoded by the coding sequence ATGACTCAACGCACTCTAGGCGGGACCAACCGTAAGCAAAAAAGAAAATCCGGTTTTCGTGCCCGGATGCGCACCAAAGATGGTCGCAATGTGATTAGAGCTCGCAGAAGCAAGGGACGGCGTCGTCTCTCGGTCTAG
- the rnpA gene encoding ribonuclease P protein component, protein MGLPQANRLKHWRDFKQVYRSGIRRSGRYLTLRGLQQSTISPIAKETIAPEKSLPDNHPPSRLGISISQKVSKKAVVRNRIKRQIRAALRQLLPRLSPGWKLVIIVKPEARECEYAQLLRELEKLLVKAEVLDGH, encoded by the coding sequence TTGGGATTGCCTCAAGCCAATCGACTTAAGCACTGGCGAGATTTTAAGCAAGTCTATCGCTCAGGTATTCGTCGTTCAGGGCGTTACCTAACATTACGGGGCTTACAACAGAGTACTATTTCCCCGATTGCCAAAGAAACCATTGCGCCAGAAAAATCCCTACCAGACAATCACCCTCCCTCTCGTCTTGGCATCTCCATCAGCCAAAAAGTTAGTAAGAAAGCAGTTGTTAGAAATCGGATTAAGCGGCAAATTAGAGCCGCCCTCAGGCAGTTATTACCACGCCTATCCCCCGGTTGGAAACTAGTCATAATAGTAAAACCAGAAGCTAGAGAGTGCGAATATGCACAACTTTTGAGAGAATTAGAGAAGTTGTTGGTAAAAGCAGAGGTGCTAGATGGGCATTAG
- a CDS encoding PH domain-containing protein — protein MGIREDVFYEGGPHRGDLIISILLAFTIIFIPLTVAAIVRALWLRYRITSRRISITGGWRGRDRSDVIYSEVSKIATVPRGIGTWGDIVVTLKDGSRLEMRAIPRFREIYDYIAERAADKTGKAVSAIKMM, from the coding sequence ATGGGCATTAGAGAAGATGTATTTTATGAGGGTGGTCCCCACCGGGGAGATCTGATCATTAGCATATTGTTGGCATTTACGATTATATTCATACCTCTAACAGTAGCTGCTATAGTCCGGGCTCTATGGCTACGGTATCGGATTACCAGCCGCCGGATATCAATAACTGGGGGTTGGCGGGGACGCGATCGCTCAGATGTGATTTACTCTGAAGTTTCTAAGATTGCCACAGTTCCCCGTGGTATAGGAACTTGGGGAGATATTGTGGTTACCCTAAAAGATGGTAGCCGTTTGGAAATGCGGGCAATACCCCGGTTTAGAGAAATTTACGACTACATTGCCGAACGAGCAGCAGACAAAACAGGCAAAGCCGTTAGTGCCATCAAAATGATGTAG
- the yidC gene encoding membrane protein insertase YidC, whose translation MDFGIGFISNNIMLPILDFFYGIVPSYGLAIIALTLVIRFALFPLNAGSIRNMRRMKVTQPLMKKRQEEIKERYKDDPAKQQEEMSKLFQEFGNPLAGCLPLLVQMPVLFALFATLRGSPFANINYDVNLQIFPQEQLEYIQPKVFTTKPQNIYITDGLHEPVIALLPAGNKLVVGEKTKVEFQTVEGQPLNQLIAQHPETDISPTWQIVNGEDRLRILEDGTLEALMPGEVKLQGTLTGIAANKGFLFIDALGRVGAFDDDGTIHWDIVGMILFFGISLYVNQLLSGSGAGSGQAGDQQKAVNQITPVLFSGMFLFFPLPAGVLMYIVVANIFQTIQTFILSREPLPENLQEIVEQQEKEAKRQAAKSGEGREALPFEPKRSKKKASS comes from the coding sequence ATGGACTTTGGTATCGGATTTATCTCCAACAACATCATGCTGCCAATCCTGGATTTCTTTTACGGGATTGTGCCTAGCTATGGTTTAGCCATAATAGCCTTGACCCTGGTGATTCGCTTTGCCCTCTTCCCTCTTAATGCTGGCTCCATTCGCAACATGAGGCGCATGAAAGTCACCCAACCCTTGATGAAGAAGCGGCAAGAAGAAATAAAAGAGCGCTACAAGGATGACCCGGCTAAACAGCAGGAAGAAATGAGTAAGCTGTTCCAAGAGTTTGGCAACCCCCTAGCCGGTTGTTTGCCACTGTTGGTACAAATGCCGGTTCTGTTTGCCCTATTTGCCACCTTGCGGGGATCACCCTTTGCAAACATTAACTACGACGTCAACTTACAAATTTTTCCCCAAGAACAGCTGGAATATATCCAGCCTAAAGTCTTTACCACCAAACCCCAAAATATTTACATTACCGATGGCTTACATGAACCAGTCATCGCCCTACTTCCGGCAGGAAATAAGCTGGTAGTTGGGGAAAAAACCAAAGTAGAGTTTCAAACTGTTGAAGGTCAACCCTTAAACCAACTAATTGCTCAGCATCCAGAAACCGATATCAGTCCCACTTGGCAAATAGTCAACGGAGAGGACCGCTTACGTATTCTTGAAGATGGGACACTAGAAGCCCTGATGCCTGGAGAGGTAAAGCTTCAGGGAACCTTAACGGGAATAGCTGCTAACAAAGGCTTTCTATTTATTGATGCTTTAGGAAGAGTGGGTGCTTTTGATGACGATGGCACTATCCACTGGGATATCGTAGGAATGATTCTCTTCTTTGGGATCAGTTTGTACGTCAACCAGCTGTTGTCAGGTTCAGGTGCAGGTTCAGGGCAAGCCGGTGACCAGCAAAAGGCAGTGAATCAGATTACTCCAGTATTGTTTTCTGGCATGTTCTTATTCTTTCCCCTGCCAGCTGGGGTATTGATGTATATTGTTGTAGCTAATATATTTCAAACTATCCAGACTTTCATTCTATCCCGAGAACCTCTGCCAGAGAATTTGCAAGAAATAGTTGAGCAGCAGGAAAAAGAGGCAAAAAGACAAGCAGCTAAGTCTGGAGAGGGTCGAGAGGCATTGCCTTTTGAGCCCAAGCGTTCAAAGAAAAAGGCATCAAGTTAG
- a CDS encoding R3H domain-containing nucleic acid-binding protein: MVNQHQERGKEWLEELLRLSRLPASIEVADGEAPLGERPSYWLTIDNSQLTSKDTQTLIGREGEVIDSIQYLANSLLNLGHDEEEQAVYVIDIDSYRARREVELQAIAEHAAMKVRQTGKEFELKSLSAAERRQVHTLFKAFEDLETLSRGQEPDRRLVVRRRY; the protein is encoded by the coding sequence ATGGTAAATCAACATCAGGAGCGTGGTAAAGAGTGGTTAGAAGAACTCCTGCGGTTATCTCGATTGCCCGCCAGTATAGAAGTAGCTGATGGTGAAGCTCCCCTAGGGGAGCGACCCAGCTACTGGTTGACAATCGATAATAGTCAACTGACCTCGAAAGACACTCAAACTTTAATTGGTCGGGAAGGGGAAGTTATCGATTCTATCCAGTACTTAGCCAATTCCCTCCTTAACTTGGGTCATGATGAGGAGGAACAAGCCGTTTACGTCATCGATATAGATAGCTATCGAGCCAGACGGGAAGTGGAACTTCAAGCGATCGCTGAACACGCTGCTATGAAAGTCCGTCAGACAGGGAAAGAATTTGAATTGAAATCCCTATCGGCAGCAGAGCGGCGTCAAGTCCATACCCTATTCAAGGCTTTTGAGGATTTAGAAACTCTTAGTCGAGGGCAAGAGCCAGACCGACGACTGGTGGTGCGTCGGAGGTATTGA
- a CDS encoding YceD family protein, with protein MEAIYIPELLKLPEHTEVTPVNQFLVDLQTLTPVRGQVQVAHQGNYLEVCAQAETIITLTCHRCLKQYNHRLTIDTSELVWLASSADQLSDESLEQEITWDDLQETLPAQGYFYPDTWLYEQLCLAIPPRQLCDQECIGIQINDNSEAQLRDQLRDQRWGALESLKRKLPG; from the coding sequence ATGGAGGCGATATATATTCCTGAGTTGCTCAAATTACCAGAGCACACAGAAGTAACTCCGGTCAATCAATTCTTGGTGGATTTACAGACACTGACCCCAGTTCGAGGTCAAGTGCAAGTGGCTCATCAAGGAAATTACCTGGAGGTATGTGCTCAAGCAGAAACGATCATTACCTTGACTTGTCACCGCTGCTTAAAACAGTACAACCACCGCCTAACCATCGATACATCCGAATTAGTTTGGTTAGCTTCCTCAGCTGACCAACTGTCGGATGAATCCCTAGAGCAGGAGATAACTTGGGATGATTTACAAGAAACCCTTCCAGCTCAGGGGTATTTTTATCCAGACACTTGGTTATACGAACAACTATGTCTGGCAATTCCGCCACGGCAGCTGTGTGACCAAGAATGTATAGGTATCCAGATTAACGATAACAGTGAAGCACAGTTACGGGATCAACTACGGGATCAACGTTGGGGGGCTCTAGAATCCCTGAAGAGAAAACTTCCTGGATAG